The sequence ttgataATCATATCCAACTAAATGCAATCGGACTAACAACCTTATGCTGTCCATCTGACCATTTCAGATAAGCAAAGCTATTTGTGCCCAGAGCTACTGAATTAGAAGATGTGAATGTCACAGTGTAGTTCTTCTTCTCAAACAATTCAGTGAAGGTAAGTGTTTCAGGTTCAACCACAATTTCCACTAATGTGTCTGACTGGAATGACACTGAAGCTTTATATGTTCCTGGGGCACCCACATTGGTCAATGTCCTTGAGTATTGGACACTATTATTGGGTGTTTCAAAAGGAACAGCAAAAGAAGGGTAGTTGAGATCTTCAACCCTGTAGGTCATGCTTGGGACACAAGTAAAGTCTGTTCTAGCAAGAACCTTAATTTGAGAAGAGTTGTAATTTGAGGCACAGAGGAAGTTGAGGTAGTCATGTATATCTGCATCATAGATAAGGCCAGGATCAAGGGCTAGGAGTGGATCCACGTGTCCGGCACCAAAGTCAAAGGGTGTAGCTGGTTGTTGTGTGGCAATGTCCATAATAGGGTATCCATTTGTGTATGTTGTGTATGATGTTGTCATAAGGGCAGACCTTATTGCGGCAGGGCTCCATTCTGGGTGTGCTGCCTTAAGGATGGCCGCTAAACCGCTTATATGAGGGCATGACATTGATGTACCTGTTGCTCACCATCAAACTTTACTAGCATCACAAAATGCAAATTCTCAAAATCGAATTCACTCTTCAACTATTAGAACTAAAATTAGAAACTTCAAAATTTAACATAaatgaatatattatttttaatttttttgtattttattattttaaataaattaactgctaaaaattgaaacaatttgaCAGGTATTTTTGTCTTTGGCTAATTCGTTCACAATTGATTTTTGTTCAAAATCagattaatttgaaaaataattttggtTAACGTAGTCAAATTTATTGGTTCAATCTAATTCtcaaaaactattaaaaaaagagaccacaattaattttaatattagacataaaaaaagatattttataaaTTCCAAAAattaatcaaacaaaaagatgttTTATAAGTTCcaaaaattaatcactaaattaTCTATTAGTTATTTGTGCATATGTTTTACTTGTAattttttaacattaaaataaTCATACTTTTGGTAACAAAATAATCACACTTTTAAcgttaaagtaataaaaatttgagaaaatgacaaataggtccctgactttttgtcacgcggacattttcgtccctgaccattgaaaaatacttttaagtctttgatcttcacaaaacttggacggatcagtccctgacggaggcatttgaacggagggactgatccgtccaagttttgtaaaggtcagggacttaaaagtatttttcaatggtcaggaacAAAAATGTTCGCGAGACAAaaggttagggacctatttgtcattttctctacAAATTTTCATGAATGTGAATCAAATTGATTGTGTTGATTATAAGTAATAAGCTTTTGTTAAATTATTTATGAAAGAGAAATGTTAAGAATTATCAGAATTTATAATTTTTGGTCAACACTTAATCATCGATTCAGTATAAACACTTACCGGACATAATGTTGAAGGTGGTGCGCCTACTGTCTTCTTCCAAACCAGTTGGTCCAGCAGCTCCGGTCCATCCAGCAAGGATGTTAACTCCCGGTCCGATTAAATCCGGTTTAAGTATCTTGGGCGAGATAGGATTGGGTCCTCTGGAGCTGAAAGCCGCCACCACCGGAGAAGGCTGAACATGTAGTTGAGTGCCTCCAAAGGAAACCGTAGCCGTGGCATTCGAACAAGACAAAATATAATCTCTTATGGCATCACTCGCTTTCTGCCCTAACAATGCTGCAGGAACAAGGTGTGCATCAGCAACTAACTCCTCTCCATGTTCTTCACCGTTCCCTATAAGCATTCCAATTCCACCAGCTCTCTTCACTTCTAATCCCTTCTTGAATCTTCCACTTCCTCCTCTCTTGCATAGCACAATCTTCCCGGACACTCTAGAAGGAATCAGTGTGTTTGTTTCGCAGCGGTTTTCCAATGTTGAATTGCTCACATTCCCGGCATAAACAAGTGGCAGGGGAGTGTCCAGTAACTTACTCGAGGCTTCCACGTAGAGTGATGATCCGGCGTATGTCATCCCGTTTCCGAGCCTGACGTACGCCGGAAAATCACGGTCTATGGTACCAGCACCGACAGTTGTCATCCATGGTGCCACGTTGGATATGTTTCCCGGAAACGGGCCGCTATTTCCGGCTGAAATGGAAACAAGAATTCCATGGGAGGTGGCTCTGAAAGCACCAATTGCGATAAGATCTTGGTAGTATTCGTCTAGTTTGGAGCCAAGGGACATGGAGAGGATATCCACGCCGTCTTCGATGGCCTTGTCGATGGCGGCGGCTATGTCGGAGGAGTAACAACCTCTTTTCCAGCATACCTTGTAAGATGCTACACGGGCTTGTGTTGACATTCCTCTGGCTGTCCCCGGAGCTAAGCCGAAGAGGCTCGCTCCGGAAACTATGGAACCTGCTGCTGTAGTTAAGGTGTGAGTTCCATGGCCTTCTTCATCCCTTGGTGACTTAGATTCCTTCTCTTCATTGATAGGTCCAATAGATTCTTCATGCCTATGTTGCAATGATATCAATATTCAACACAACACGTAATAAGTTTGTTAAGTtgtttgataaataatgttccatGTAAGCTCAAATAAGATTATTTAATGTATACATGAGTAAGGTATCATAGATTCATACCCTTTGTGGAAAAACCTTGCACCAATAAGTTTCCTGTTACAGTGTGATGAATTGAAGTTCTTTCCAGATTCACATTCACCTTTCCATCTACTTGGTATTGGGCCAAATCCAGTGTCATCTAAGCTCTCATGCTCAGGCCATATACCACTGTCTAATACTCCAATAATTACTTCACTCTCTGCCACAGAGGCAGGTAAATGGGTGCTAAATCTATCCAAACTAGCAAGAGTTAGATCCAATCCAAGGAAGTATGGTGTTCTTGTTGTGTGAAGCTCGTATTTGCGCTCCGGTATGAGCGAAAGGATTCCTGGTTGCTTCGAGAGCGCCTCGGCTTCTTGGTTAGTTAGCCTTGTTGAGAAGCCATGGACTACATGCTTGTAGGTGTATAGCATCTCTGCTGATTCTGATACTGATTGCAATGATGATTCAAACCAATTGTGGTGATCATTGAAACTTGCTGGCATGGTGGACTTCTCCATGTGGACTATGTATGTTTTTTTGGATTGTTCTATGTTGTTTTCTGCTATGGTGTGTTTGGCACAGAAAATCAACAGAAGAATCTGAAGAAACTTGAATTTCAGCATCTTCATTTTGTGACTGTGTTCTTGCCAACTGAATCTTTGGCTTGTATCTTGTTTTTTTGATTTGGATATGTGGGAATGTTAAGgtatttattgttgttgatttggAACTCTTGAACTTTTATATATCATAGGGGCAAAGATTCTTTTACGTGATAATTGGAGGTTACACAAAAGGGTTGTTctcaaaacaactgaaaaatatgGACTAAGTTATAGAAAATAATTAGGCAGTGTTGTTAAattgaattaataattatttgtgtTTGTGTATGTGTTTAGATCCATGAGAAGGTACTACTTTTCAGAAAGTTATGCAAGCTTGAACAGACCATTGTGTTAATCTCTTGTGTAGTTGTGTTGCCTCTTCACATTATGTTATGTGTATTTTACCCCTTTCTTGTTTGGTGTTTGCAATGAAGCATAGCTCGGAATTGAAATGTAACTAATTCCAATTTTCACATTTTGAGTAATACGGAGAATTAAATTTATATCTAGAATTTTTTTCCTCAATTTTTTGGTgcatatttttcttataattcttGTCCATgctatataaattaaaaatctgCAAGATTTATTAGATGATGTCTCTTTCTTTATTAGagggaaaatatttttaattttaaatttgaatcgtACATTAAATAATGAAGCTAAAATCATACATTTACTCATTCTCTTTCTTTTACCActatatgattttattttatttttctttctgacCCATCAAATACGAGAAAAGTTGCTATTCTGCTCATGTACTactaatttgaaaaatatttaaattctttttcctTGTCTCTTCCCCGTGGCCAAGTGTAATGTTCATTTATAATTTGCAATTTTGCATTACTGTAATTATTATAAAGTTCTAGTTTTCTTAGGTTATTAATTACATTCAATTGTTCTTCATGCACTAAATAATTCATTACTCGTCATAATAAAGAAACGTAGTGACATAGGCTATGTTTGGGTTAATGCATCCACCACACTATGATGGAACGTTTGCTATGTTTTTGACAGTCAACCTCCCAGTTCATGAAATTTTTTATCAATTATCATAATAAAAATCTGGTCTAAAAGATTCCTTTCTTTGTGGAGTCTATAAAGAACTTTAAAGCCTTCATTGTTCGCACTTCGCAACTTGTCATACTGATACACATCTATTGCATGAATTTGTACATGTCTGCATTAGTGAATTAATGGAATTCAATAATCATAGCACCTAGTTACTAATTCCAGGACCTATAAATGTACCCTGAAGTACAAAAACTTAAAAGCATCTCACTTTCAAAATAGAAGAGGtaaaattttctttcttttacatAATATATAAACCGAACATCATGGGTTGGGAATTAGAAAGTCCTTGAGTATTTCCTGATTTCATACATGATTGAAGAAATGGAAACAAGATCCTTGTTCAATGCAGAACCACCAACTATCCTCTTGATGCAATCAGAGAGTCTGGTGTAATAAAGCAACAACTGAGTCAATGCGGCCCTTAAGATCTCCATACCACACAAGAAGTTGCTGAAAGAAGTTATCACGTCTTTGTGCATAAGCTCTATCGCAGCCTTCCACCTGCTCGCAAAATCCTTCACCAGTGGCTCGACTTCGGCCACGGTTATCGGCTTATCATTACTGGACGTTGAGTCCTCCGCTGAAAAGTCAAGCACAGTTAAACCAGAATATTTTCTAAAATCCATATGGAATGCATATAAGGTGTTGACATTTTCAGAGTTTTCTTATACTTACAGGCTCTGGATTTTACAAACTTGATTAAATCATTGAAATGCTCTTGTAGCAGTTCTTCCTGCATGGATTGGAGAAAGTGTCAACATGACTATGTATTAAAGCATAAGGATAAATTAAGTTCTCCCAAAACATATCATTAGCTATACTTTCCCATTTCTCCTCCTTTCAATAATTATAAttgcttcctttttcttttttctccatAATTGATTATGTCAAAATCATTTCATCTTTAGATAATTACCTTCAAAGTAATTTATGTTTGGATGTATAAAATAGAATTTAATAGCTATATTAAAGGTGCGAGTTTTGCTTCTAGTCAAAAGCTTGAAAAAGTTGCTTATGATTATAAAGCGTTTTTTCAGCTTGGAATTATTATTTGCTTATTatctatttgtttatttttaccaAACATGACAACCTTTTCAAAAcagcttttattattattattattaaaaaaaatctacttttagattcaaaaatactatttgtacaccaaaatcagccaccatGTATTTTTGTTCCATGTGTagtttaattcatttttaatatgtattttgtatttcaatgtGTATTCTACACTAgtgactgattttggtgtacacctAGCATGGTTGTTTTAGATTATAAGTCGTGTTCCCACAAAATTTTTGTTTGTGGTGACACAAGATATACAAGAGATTATTGCAATTACCACAAATAATGTTGTATTGCTCTTTAGTAGCTCCTCAAAGTGCATTTGAATTTTCCCACCTTCAGGACCTGCTTCCTGGAATCAAGATCATCAGAAAATTTCAGATGAACAAAACTCAAGGAAATTCCAAATTGCTAGAGCAAACTATAGAAATCAATGTTTTATgtgattttatttcattttattttttaatttcttttgggGTCTCGTCCAAGTAACTTTTTTGTCTAATGACACCCTTGACCTTTAGATTGATGCACATATAGCTCAACTATAAAAAAAGAATCAGATTGTAGATCCTACCTTCAGAACAGCAATTGTCATATCATAATTGTTTATAAGAAACACTGTCTGCAGTTTTGGCTTTGGAAAGTTCTTGGCAAGCTTGATTATTAAGTCATCAACAGCCATTCTAAGCCGTTCCAAATTCAACTCGAGCTGTAATTAAGCACATAAATTTTGTCATGATGTCAGAGTACGTacaaaagaaaagttgatgattCTCCTTTTTTCTTATACTGACCTGACCATCTCCATACTCAGTGTTTAAGTGGATAAGCGAGGCGGTGAACTCAGCATAACGCCTCATGACATAGTGAGGATGAACATCATCTTCCCACAAAGTCCTCACATTAGCATTACGCAGGCTGCTGAGGTGCATGTCAAATACCATCTTAAATCGAGGCCATAGAGAAATATTAACCTGCCAATTCGGAATCAGCTTCAGTTAAACTCCATGGTGCATATGCTGCACAGGTTCATGGACTCTTTTATGTTGTTAATGTTAATCCATTTGAACCATCAAAATTGCATGTCcctcaaaattttaaattaaaagtacaTAAATGACACAATATATTGTAAGTGCAAGGGAGTAAGAAAACCAAGAATGTGCACAAAAAATATCAGAGGTAGTAAAAGGACTATAAAGCAAGAAGAGAGACAAAAATGCAGTGGAAGGGGAACAAGAACCCTAGGCTATTCATGAGCAGTTAACTTTattcattttaaaatattatcagtgatcaagaaaagacttgTGTTAACTGACCTTGTCTAAATAAGAATCCAAACATGGAATACGCCTCCGAGACATGATGAGCTGAAATGAGAAAAGTGAACCATTTGTAAAAGCACTATTCTTTGCCAACACAAACAACAAGTTTAGTTTCAGCTGAAACATGATCTGGGGAACGGAACTAATTTGAATGCTAACTGTGCTGAAGATTCTATTATGTGTTACACATTTCTAACAAAGCTTTATCACGGTAAGCTTGTATCACAAGCACAGATCATCATGGTATTATGCTTTATACAGTATAGGAGGATGCGTTCATCAGTATTTGCATCACAATATTACATAGATCTTCTGGATATTATTCACTTTTGGCATTTACTTCCTGAGATATGATTTATATCCCCAAACGACAACTAAATTGGGAATTCCAGGATAGGTGGAAGGTGGCTAAGATCAGGTGTTGGCATTATACCTACAATAGGACAGCTGCAACAGTAGTCAAATTAGCTCTCACTATGGTGTTTCCATGTTGGCTTTAATATGTTGTCCTTATTGAAAGGACTGAACCAGAATGCTACAAGTTGAACATTACCTGATGCTGCCGAATTATAAGAATCATAAGCATTAATCCTATAGCATCATAGCAGTTTGGAAGAATTGTATTGACGTGCTCATCAATGACACCGAAAGGACCTGACAATACCAAAGAACAAACAAAATAGTCCACTTAGAACCTGAGGCCAgaagtgaaaaataaaataaaataaaataaaatgccaCCGTGAAAATGATACTGTTTGTTTGGTGTGTGCAAGTATTTGTATaccaaaaagtaaaaaataaaaagagctgAAAACATTCAGAGCATTGGAGATCACTATAGAATGGTTTCACTTTAAGTTAATTGTTTCAGCACTTCAAATAAAATCCCATGCAAACATTATAAATCACGAGCTTAAATTTTCATCCCTAACACATCAGTACTGAATTTTCAATGCTACATTATTTAATTTTGCCAAGCATCCCAGCTCATTGGTGTTACTAATATAATGATCTTCTGTATAATTTGTGAGTACAGTGAAGACACTATTAAAGAATTCAGATACctgaaaagatttcataaaatacaTTTTCTTCTCCAAAGAAATCTTCACAGAAATTATACCTGCAGACAAAAGAAGATAATGCCAAACATGCATATCACCGTAAGTTTTATGCACACTAATATTTTATATGACAATTTAAGAGGTACAGAAAACTGTAGTGTACTCTGAAGTAGCAGTATCCATAAGCAGCTTCTGCAAGCTCCTGAAAAGAACCTCATATGGATATTTAAGAGAACTAGCTTCAGCAATATGAGGAATCAAAGCAGGCTCCTCAATTCCCTGTTAAAAACGTGAACAATATAATAATGTCAAATCTTAGGCAGTAATCCGAAGTTCGTACAAGCTGTGGAGATCGGAGTCATCTAATGACATAAATTCCTAGTAATCATACCAGAGCCTAGGAGAAACTAAACATCACTAATAAAAGTATAGCAAATACTTCCTAAGAAGAATCTCTctccctttttttcttttcttttcatttcctttttttttattatcaaatcaAGGTAcaattatcaattcataaaaccaCCAACAGCACCCACAGAACCCATAGAAATATAATACAGCccaatgaagaaaaagaaatctTTCTCCAGGCAGCTTTTGACAAAACTTAGTTGTTGTATATCTTAGTTGACTCAGCATTCAGAAAATGAATATTCTACATGGTTTTCCCCCTTTTTCTAGATTGAGTTATACCTTTATTATATTGATCCTGTCCCCAAGAGCAAAAACAGCAGAACGATTCTTTAGTGGTTCTCTTGCTCTTGTGAAAAGACCACTGCTTCTGGTCTCTACACCAATTAAATCCTCCGCTGTTGCTATATCCAGCTGTAGTTTCTCCAGAGCTTGTATATAAGCACGGAAATGAGCACTGAGAACCTGCAAAAATATAACAACATTAGATTAGTTTccatatttctcttcaacttcaCTGTTTCCCTTTAAAATCAATCTATTCTACATGCACACTATTGAAGTAGCCGCTAAAAGTTGTTAATTCACAAATGTAACACGGATCAGTAATAAGACAACTGAGCTCACACAACAATCCAAACAGCAATATTCTAAAGTTTAAGTGACCATTCAAAGCATGGAGGTCAGCAATATAGTAACCAGCACAGAAACAAAGTAACAGCTTCCAGACAGCAGTTCCCTGAATATGGCAGGCCAGCACAGAGATGCCTGACGTCTCACATACTATCAATATTCATACATCCCTTTACACCCCATTGAAACAAAATTGAAGATAATTACATCAAGAGCAAGCAAAAGCGTTGTCCACTCCTCATAGCAACATCAATATTGTAGACATAGGCAAAAATTATAAATCAGTCAAAATCCCAATGGATG is a genomic window of Arachis ipaensis cultivar K30076 chromosome B06, Araip1.1, whole genome shotgun sequence containing:
- the LOC107605606 gene encoding subtilisin-like protease SBT1.7, coding for MKMLKFKFLQILLLIFCAKHTIAENNIEQSKKTYIVHMEKSTMPASFNDHHNWFESSLQSVSESAEMLYTYKHVVHGFSTRLTNQEAEALSKQPGILSLIPERKYELHTTRTPYFLGLDLTLASLDRFSTHLPASVAESEVIIGVLDSGIWPEHESLDDTGFGPIPSRWKGECESGKNFNSSHCNRKLIGARFFHKGHEESIGPINEEKESKSPRDEEGHGTHTLTTAAGSIVSGASLFGLAPGTARGMSTQARVASYKVCWKRGCYSSDIAAAIDKAIEDGVDILSMSLGSKLDEYYQDLIAIGAFRATSHGILVSISAGNSGPFPGNISNVAPWMTTVGAGTIDRDFPAYVRLGNGMTYAGSSLYVEASSKLLDTPLPLVYAGNVSNSTLENRCETNTLIPSRVSGKIVLCKRGGSGRFKKGLEVKRAGGIGMLIGNGEEHGEELVADAHLVPAALLGQKASDAIRDYILSCSNATATVSFGGTQLHVQPSPVVAAFSSRGPNPISPKILKPDLIGPGVNILAGWTGAAGPTGLEEDSRRTTFNIMSGTSMSCPHISGLAAILKAAHPEWSPAAIRSALMTTSYTTYTNGYPIMDIATQQPATPFDFGAGHVDPLLALDPGLIYDADIHDYLNFLCASNYNSSQIKVLARTDFTCVPSMTYRVEDLNYPSFAVPFETPNNSVQYSRTLTNVGAPGTYKASVSFQSDTLVEIVVEPETLTFTELFEKKNYTVTFTSSNSVALGTNSFAYLKWSDGQHKVVSPIAFSWI
- the LOC107605605 gene encoding vacuolar protein sorting-associated protein 52 A, whose product is MADVTPSSVVSPGSTFDLGAFVGDLNVEDDLGSDDVSLEGLQQELEECKNDEVVANILSKGTKLRDYTKGVENDLRKVELDSIQDYIKESDNLVSLHDQIRDCDSILSHMETLLSGFQAEIGSISSDIKILQEKSMDMGLRLKNRKVAESKLAKFVEDIIVPPRMVDILVDGEVNEEYLRTLETLSKKLKFVEVDPMVKASKALKDVQPELEKLRQKAVSKVFDFIVQKLYALRKPKTNIQILQQNVLLKYKYVITFLKEHGKEIYNEVRAAYIDTMNKVLSAHFRAYIQALEKLQLDIATAEDLIGVETRSSGLFTRAREPLKNRSAVFALGDRINIIKGIEEPALIPHIAEASSLKYPYEVLFRSLQKLLMDTATSEYNFCEDFFGEENVFYEIFSGPFGVIDEHVNTILPNCYDAIGLMLMILIIRQHQLIMSRRRIPCLDSYLDKVNISLWPRFKMVFDMHLSSLRNANVRTLWEDDVHPHYVMRRYAEFTASLIHLNTEYGDGQLELNLERLRMAVDDLIIKLAKNFPKPKLQTVFLINNYDMTIAVLKEAGPEGGKIQMHFEELLKSNTTLFVEELLQEHFNDLIKFVKSRASEDSTSSNDKPITVAEVEPLVKDFASRWKAAIELMHKDVITSFSNFLCGMEILRAALTQLLLYYTRLSDCIKRIVGGSALNKDLVSISSIMYEIRKYSRTF